A genomic segment from Chloracidobacterium sp. encodes:
- a CDS encoding DDE transposase family protein: MDEKALPGETQAEWEEVRDGEVWRYRVSASPHLPDWLGFPGVRQVVRMERWVWEKRSKKVRYSVVYALTSLGPEEAGAERLGMLLRERWDVENGSFWVRDVLLREDDAQAGGVLRFNLSVLRGFLVSWLNHQGVRAKKAALEVFSFNPPRALRFLGLDTANV; encoded by the coding sequence ATGGACGAGAAGGCTTTACCGGGTGAGACCCAGGCGGAGTGGGAGGAGGTGCGGGACGGGGAGGTCTGGCGCTACCGGGTCTCGGCCTCGCCGCATCTGCCGGATTGGCTGGGGTTTCCTGGGGTGCGGCAGGTGGTGCGGATGGAGCGCTGGGTGTGGGAGAAGCGGAGCAAGAAGGTGCGCTACAGTGTGGTGTATGCCCTGACGAGTCTGGGGCCTGAGGAGGCTGGTGCTGAGCGGCTGGGGATGCTTTTGCGGGAGCGCTGGGATGTGGAGAACGGGAGTTTCTGGGTGCGGGATGTGCTTTTGCGGGAGGACGATGCACAGGCGGGTGGGGTGTTGAGGTTCAACCTCAGTGTTTTGCGGGGCTTTTTGGTGAGCTGGTTGAATCATCAAGGGGTGCGGGCCAAGAAGGCTGCTTTGGAGGTTTTCTCCTTCAATCCCCCGCGTGCCCTGCGTTTCCTGGGGTTGGATACGGCGAATGTATAG
- a CDS encoding bifunctional DNA primase/polymerase has product MFVDFNILSRLEEYTKLGYRLLPLEPSEKPPCAQLVPHGLKEASRDPITIQRWCRDLPRCGWGLLPPAPVLVLDFDAPEAWKRLSREHPELLRAPRQRTPRGGYHVFLRLPESVNGSLSASTRKLPGVDLRGMDRAYVVVEPTTINGARYTWEVRLVPPDKLPLVSNELLEKLLPPPPPALTPTPPTTRTTTGERTEKQVQMQAELPRNEKDPLRQQGEKGILMSRLKIPQVLGTKQRWLLWKTEGRNGKATKVPYQPNGKKARVNDPSTWASLEEALEALKRGGFEGLGFVLGDGIAGVDIDWKGWKSEGIPPEVQAVVEALNSYTETSPSGQGCHVLLLGRLPEGAGNKHTLTPGVELEVYDQSRFFTFTGQYWEGLPTELQPRQAELEALIKRLNPQQSVVNPASKGARAAPDLEDEELLERMFAAKPELHQLWEGDVSGYRSHSEADLALASALMWWTGNDLERADRLFRQSALYRPKWDKKHYSDGRTYGQATLEKARAVDGGYQPRVVSVNRRGQVHTAAKSTAHTTRIAPLDGLAAGGEVLGQPRYRIAHGRIEAAKVEGKGEHQSVTYWPLANFAAVVAREVETTDGLESEQIFELVGYTATGRPLPAAKVKAAEFAGMTWPVRAWGAEVVVTPGQGAKDHLRAAIQYLSIERGFDRAKVYKHLGWTQVNGEYVYLHAGGGIGAQGSVAGLEVEPGKTLEAFAFPDPPTGQDERQAVEAMLEVLDAAPERITAPLLLHTLAAPLGHSPVSIYLAGPTGARKTSLALVLQSFFGYHAAPPAAWEATPNALENAAFLAKDALLLIDDYAPQASEQKQKELQAKAARLLRSQGNSTGRLRMKADGSLAGDRPPRGSLLITGEDIPPGHSIRARGLFVEVERGDVDLARLSRLQTLARDGALARGMAAWIRYLAGRLDAVRRQVEARTAELRGRWEAEHGRTTDALARLHAVWEFFRDYAAGLGLDVATLEQRLLAGLEAVRAAQSTYQRDADPVQRFMTLLFTALRMGRCHLLPVDWRPGQDPEEHMAVPQNYGWRWVDTTSGSSEAHGIWQPQGPRIGWLPENPDVAGIYLDPTAAYAVLSRLAGETGEPLPTERTLWKRLAQAGAIRTQVSGGETRYQVGVRIHERTTRAIHLLGAYISKTGNTGNNGNNSVPDSENRVAGFENVAGSDRQQNRAPNEPSGLLPETTGNTTATGNNGSPVPDAKNTGVAGVAGSTDIGGQAAHTETREPENREKRGRLEL; this is encoded by the coding sequence GTGTTTGTAGACTTCAACATTCTATCACGCCTGGAGGAGTACACGAAGCTGGGCTACCGGCTGCTTCCCCTCGAGCCCAGCGAGAAACCCCCCTGTGCCCAACTGGTTCCTCATGGGCTCAAAGAGGCCAGTAGAGACCCGATCACCATCCAGCGTTGGTGCAGGGATCTCCCCCGCTGCGGATGGGGGTTGCTCCCCCCAGCCCCCGTGCTGGTGCTGGACTTCGACGCCCCCGAGGCGTGGAAGAGGCTTAGCCGCGAACACCCTGAACTGCTACGGGCCCCCCGGCAACGCACCCCGCGCGGTGGGTATCACGTCTTTCTTCGCTTGCCGGAGTCAGTCAACGGTAGCCTTAGCGCCAGCACCCGCAAGTTACCGGGGGTTGATCTTCGTGGGATGGACAGAGCCTACGTGGTCGTTGAACCCACCACCATTAACGGTGCTCGCTACACCTGGGAAGTGCGGCTGGTGCCACCTGACAAACTGCCGCTTGTTTCAAATGAGCTATTGGAGAAGCTGCTACCCCCACCCCCGCCAGCACTGACACCAACACCACCTACCACCCGCACCACCACCGGCGAGCGGACAGAGAAACAGGTGCAGATGCAGGCTGAACTGCCACGTAATGAAAAAGACCCCCTGCGCCAACAGGGGGAGAAAGGAATTCTTATGAGCAGGCTTAAGATACCACAGGTTTTAGGCACCAAACAACGCTGGCTTCTGTGGAAGACCGAAGGCCGCAACGGCAAGGCTACCAAGGTTCCCTACCAGCCCAACGGCAAGAAGGCCAGGGTCAACGACCCCAGCACCTGGGCCTCCCTCGAAGAGGCCCTCGAGGCCCTGAAACGCGGGGGCTTTGAGGGTCTTGGCTTTGTCCTGGGTGATGGCATTGCAGGGGTGGATATCGACTGGAAGGGCTGGAAGAGCGAGGGCATCCCTCCCGAAGTCCAGGCCGTGGTGGAGGCCCTGAACAGCTACACGGAAACATCCCCATCCGGCCAGGGCTGCCACGTGCTGCTTCTAGGGCGGCTGCCGGAGGGTGCGGGTAATAAGCACACCCTGACCCCCGGTGTGGAGCTCGAGGTCTACGATCAGAGCCGTTTCTTCACCTTCACCGGCCAGTACTGGGAGGGCCTTCCCACCGAGCTCCAGCCCCGGCAGGCCGAGCTGGAGGCCCTCATCAAGCGGCTCAACCCCCAGCAATCTGTGGTGAATCCGGCCTCGAAGGGGGCCCGGGCGGCCCCCGACCTCGAGGATGAGGAGCTGCTAGAGCGCATGTTCGCCGCTAAGCCCGAGCTCCACCAACTGTGGGAGGGGGATGTTAGCGGCTACAGATCCCACAGTGAGGCGGACCTGGCCCTGGCCTCAGCCCTGATGTGGTGGACGGGGAATGACCTCGAGCGTGCTGATAGGCTGTTCAGGCAATCCGCGCTCTACCGCCCCAAGTGGGACAAGAAGCACTACAGCGATGGCCGCACCTACGGCCAGGCCACCCTGGAAAAAGCCCGGGCCGTGGATGGCGGCTACCAACCGCGAGTGGTGTCGGTGAACCGCCGCGGCCAAGTGCACACCGCTGCGAAGTCCACCGCGCACACCACTAGGATCGCGCCCCTGGACGGCCTGGCCGCCGGTGGTGAGGTGCTGGGCCAGCCACGCTACCGGATTGCCCACGGGCGCATTGAGGCCGCCAAGGTGGAAGGCAAAGGTGAGCACCAGAGCGTCACCTACTGGCCTCTAGCGAACTTCGCCGCCGTCGTTGCGCGAGAGGTCGAAACCACCGACGGCCTGGAGTCGGAGCAAATCTTTGAGCTGGTTGGCTACACGGCCACCGGCCGGCCGCTGCCTGCTGCGAAAGTCAAGGCCGCCGAGTTTGCCGGGATGACCTGGCCGGTGCGCGCCTGGGGGGCCGAGGTGGTGGTCACACCGGGGCAGGGAGCCAAAGACCACCTGCGAGCGGCTATTCAGTACCTCTCGATAGAGCGCGGTTTTGACCGTGCTAAGGTTTACAAACATCTCGGCTGGACACAGGTCAACGGAGAGTATGTCTACCTGCACGCCGGAGGTGGTATCGGGGCCCAGGGCAGTGTGGCCGGCCTGGAGGTGGAGCCCGGCAAGACGCTCGAGGCCTTCGCTTTTCCCGATCCACCGACCGGCCAGGACGAGCGTCAAGCTGTGGAGGCCATGCTGGAGGTGCTGGACGCCGCCCCGGAGCGCATAACCGCGCCGTTGCTGCTCCACACTCTGGCCGCGCCGCTGGGACACAGCCCGGTCTCTATCTACCTGGCCGGCCCGACCGGGGCCCGCAAGACGAGCCTGGCTTTGGTACTGCAGAGCTTCTTCGGCTATCACGCTGCACCGCCGGCCGCCTGGGAGGCCACACCTAACGCGCTGGAAAACGCCGCCTTCCTGGCCAAAGACGCCCTGCTGCTGATTGACGACTACGCACCACAGGCCAGCGAACAGAAGCAGAAGGAGCTCCAGGCCAAGGCCGCCCGGCTACTCAGAAGCCAAGGCAACAGCACCGGCCGGCTCCGCATGAAGGCCGATGGTAGCCTGGCCGGTGACCGTCCACCGCGGGGGAGCCTGCTCATCACCGGGGAAGACATCCCGCCCGGTCACTCCATCCGCGCCCGTGGCCTGTTCGTCGAGGTAGAGCGCGGGGATGTAGACCTGGCCCGGTTGAGCAGGCTTCAGACTCTGGCACGGGATGGAGCGCTGGCCCGTGGCATGGCCGCCTGGATCCGCTACCTGGCCGGCCGGTTGGACGCGGTGCGCCGGCAGGTGGAGGCCCGCACCGCTGAACTCCGCGGCCGGTGGGAAGCTGAGCACGGTAGAACCACCGATGCTTTAGCCCGGCTGCACGCGGTCTGGGAGTTCTTCAGAGACTACGCCGCCGGCCTCGGTCTGGATGTGGCCACGCTGGAACAGCGTCTGCTGGCCGGTCTGGAGGCCGTCCGCGCCGCACAGTCCACCTATCAAAGGGACGCTGATCCGGTACAACGCTTCATGACGCTACTTTTCACGGCATTGAGGATGGGCCGCTGCCACCTGCTGCCGGTGGATTGGCGACCGGGACAGGATCCAGAAGAGCACATGGCTGTTCCTCAGAACTACGGTTGGCGCTGGGTGGACACCACGAGCGGGAGCTCGGAGGCTCACGGCATCTGGCAGCCCCAGGGCCCCAGAATCGGCTGGCTACCGGAAAACCCCGACGTGGCCGGCATCTACCTTGACCCGACCGCCGCCTATGCGGTGCTGTCCAGGCTGGCCGGTGAGACTGGGGAGCCACTACCCACCGAGCGCACCCTGTGGAAGCGGCTGGCCCAGGCCGGGGCTATCCGCACGCAGGTCAGCGGAGGTGAGACCCGGTATCAGGTAGGGGTACGGATTCATGAGAGAACCACCCGCGCGATACACCTACTAGGGGCCTATATCTCCAAAACCGGCAACACCGGCAACAATGGCAACAATAGCGTCCCAGACAGCGAAAATCGTGTTGCCGGTTTTGAAAATGTTGCCGGTTCTGACCGGCAACAAAACCGCGCCCCCAACGAGCCTTCTGGACTGTTGCCGGAAACGACCGGCAACACAACCGCGACCGGCAACAACGGGAGCCCCGTCCCAGACGCAAAAAATACCGGTGTTGCCGGTGTTGCCGGTTCTACAGATATAGGGGGTCAGGCCGCACACACAGAGACTAGAGAACCTGAGAACCGTGAGAAGCGGGGGAGGTTGGAGCTGTGA
- a CDS encoding transposase family protein, giving the protein MNLREALSSLPDPRYHNRRYPLWGIVSLVLLAFLCRVDSLRGVARFAQANPALWKALGLRKAPGRTAIAQLIRRLDPQELASALRKVFPECSLPDSTRTLVADGKALRGSAKGESPMVRVVELWCTQARQTLAQAQAEGREEEALLELLSRLELRELSGWVLVADAGYLYPRVAEAIREKGGIIC; this is encoded by the coding sequence ATGAACCTACGTGAAGCCCTGTCCTCCTTACCCGATCCTCGTTACCACAACCGCCGCTACCCCCTGTGGGGCATCGTCTCCCTGGTACTCCTGGCCTTCCTCTGCCGCGTAGACTCCCTGCGCGGCGTGGCCCGCTTCGCCCAAGCCAACCCCGCCCTCTGGAAAGCCCTCGGGTTACGCAAAGCCCCAGGCCGTACCGCCATCGCCCAGCTCATCCGCCGGCTGGATCCCCAGGAACTCGCCAGCGCCCTGCGCAAGGTCTTTCCTGAGTGCTCCCTCCCAGACTCCACCCGCACCCTGGTGGCCGATGGCAAGGCCCTGCGGGGCAGTGCCAAAGGCGAGAGCCCCATGGTACGGGTGGTGGAACTGTGGTGCACCCAGGCCCGCCAGACCCTGGCCCAGGCCCAGGCCGAGGGAAGAGAGGAGGAGGCTTTGCTGGAGCTGCTCAGCCGACTGGAGCTGAGGGAGCTTTCCGGCTGGGTTCTGGTGGCCGATGCAGGGTACCTGTACCCCCGGGTGGCGGAGGCCATCCGGGAAAAAGGGGGGATTATCTGCTGA
- a CDS encoding phospholipase D family protein translates to MTWSSETLRLLGAALWSKLDQPVAANDLLWADSLLGEGGHLWLYEALQRHGALEGGQLRAQGLAAFLGGYADQGILLWTLPDRESSYVAAILEAIASAEQHLWLVSPYLEQHGMAHLSDELLGALWRGVAVSVITHAAHEPSSPQARALARLRQEALRVQGALAIYSAQMEKGLLHAKIVVADKKWGVLGSANLTDPGLRWNVEIGLRFGEQHARAVVAQLEALCRETWLVRIE, encoded by the coding sequence ATGACCTGGTCATCCGAAACCCTGCGCCTGCTTGGGGCAGCGCTCTGGAGTAAGCTGGATCAGCCGGTTGCAGCTAACGACCTGCTGTGGGCGGATAGCCTGTTAGGAGAGGGAGGGCACCTCTGGCTCTATGAAGCCTTACAACGGCACGGGGCGTTGGAGGGGGGGCAGCTGCGGGCCCAGGGTCTGGCTGCTTTCCTGGGGGGGTATGCGGACCAAGGGATCCTCTTGTGGACGTTACCTGATCGTGAGAGCAGCTATGTCGCAGCCATCCTGGAAGCCATCGCCAGTGCCGAGCAACACCTATGGCTGGTAAGCCCTTACCTGGAGCAGCATGGCATGGCTCACCTCAGCGACGAGCTCCTGGGTGCCCTCTGGCGCGGGGTTGCCGTCTCGGTGATCACCCACGCCGCCCACGAGCCTAGTAGCCCCCAGGCCAGAGCACTGGCACGCCTGCGGCAAGAGGCGCTGCGCGTACAGGGAGCACTTGCCATCTACAGCGCTCAGATGGAGAAGGGCTTGTTACACGCCAAGATCGTGGTGGCGGATAAGAAGTGGGGAGTGCTCGGCAGCGCAAACCTGACCGACCCCGGGCTCCGCTGGAACGTGGAGATCGGGCTGCGCTTTGGCGAACAGCACGCGCGAGCCGTGGTTGCGCAGCTAGAAGCGCTGTGCCGAGAAACATGGCTGGTGCGCATCGAGTAG
- a CDS encoding IS1 transposase, producing the protein MKTNKPPLSSLACPIEGCKLYGKTGQGNLKVRKVYGAEKIRYLRCKSCGQEFSERKGTALWNCKLPESKAVALAEQLSEGSSQAATARLLKVSRESVRRLERCLGRHGRLFHDRQVQGLVCSSLQADERHGYAGSKNRPCWEAELLEPKSRLIVERVQGERNEDLARRLLRGGKARLRDFQDLAFFSDGWECYATLFPQVFGTPYQPKPRGARGRRPRERYRLTRRQAHVQVLKRREGRRVVEVRLRMAHGSRKRIDLELQRLGYTTPNTSAIERLNATARRMDAFSVRKTLAFARRPESREHRGDWRMTVYNFARPHRSLRLPLPEPIGRRRYQPRSPAMAAGLTERIWTIREILLHQVFPRPVRDNLT; encoded by the coding sequence GTGAAAACAAACAAACCTCCCCTCTCAAGTCTGGCATGCCCGATAGAAGGATGCAAGCTGTACGGGAAAACCGGACAAGGCAATCTCAAGGTACGCAAAGTGTACGGTGCAGAAAAGATACGATACCTGCGCTGTAAGAGCTGCGGGCAGGAGTTCAGCGAAAGGAAGGGAACGGCCCTCTGGAACTGTAAACTGCCCGAATCCAAGGCGGTAGCGCTCGCAGAGCAGCTAAGCGAGGGCAGCAGTCAGGCCGCCACCGCTCGCCTGCTGAAGGTGAGCCGGGAGAGCGTGCGTAGACTGGAACGCTGCCTGGGTCGGCATGGGCGGCTGTTTCATGACCGGCAGGTGCAGGGCCTGGTGTGCAGCAGCCTGCAGGCCGACGAGCGGCACGGGTACGCCGGCAGCAAGAACCGGCCCTGCTGGGAGGCGGAGCTGCTCGAACCCAAAAGCCGCCTGATCGTGGAGCGGGTGCAGGGCGAGCGCAACGAGGACCTGGCCCGCCGCCTTCTGCGCGGGGGGAAGGCCCGGCTCAGAGACTTCCAGGATCTGGCCTTCTTCAGCGATGGTTGGGAATGCTACGCCACTCTGTTCCCGCAAGTCTTCGGAACCCCCTACCAGCCCAAACCGCGAGGGGCTCGTGGCAGGAGGCCGCGAGAGCGCTATCGCCTGACCCGCCGGCAGGCCCATGTCCAGGTGCTCAAACGGCGTGAGGGTCGGCGGGTGGTGGAGGTCAGACTGCGCATGGCCCATGGCAGTCGCAAGCGCATTGACCTGGAGTTGCAGCGTCTGGGCTACACCACCCCTAACACCTCTGCCATTGAGCGGCTCAACGCCACGGCCCGGCGTATGGACGCCTTCTCCGTGCGCAAGACCCTGGCCTTTGCCCGCAGGCCTGAGTCCCGGGAGCACCGCGGTGACTGGCGGATGACGGTCTACAACTTTGCCCGCCCCCACCGCTCCCTCCGACTTCCCCTACCAGAGCCCATCGGCAGGCGGCGCTACCAGCCTCGCTCCCCAGCTATGGCCGCAGGTCTCACGGAACGCATTTGGACGATCCGAGAAATCCTTCTCCATCAGGTTTTCCCCAGGCCTGTCAGAGATAATCTCACCTAA
- a CDS encoding helicase-related protein, with protein sequence MSQISYNDEIKLVDHLTRVLEHHLAGRNQKRLVARQPADVCQLGVLAPYDPNADTYKQPSSLGLEFMVRDEEPGSIEVEGQLAFYVRRLPTLAEQQSVAGEASGQGTLIEVIERCDLSFGPLQLPLADGDDGGLLQHLLDKEIQTMEERADSWRVMDRRPSVPASATTSAEAFAEWLQEVLGNRPVDIPPLKVRLQVMTRHYEGRKRVTVYLRNETLQGNNPTENNYRVIADVRLRVRVQGTLVPVEILPVAEDYQFDPNVWVVGRNCGALREGNCLTTRCLAIYRQKRITTRSEPSAPFQDLAQRPLEVLQGIYEAMQAHAQSWERELDLKGYTGEFAEAAQTDLRQFREEIRRFAAGLAALRADERLKKAFTAMNRVFARISPYPSWRLFQIVFIVSQLPALALREGITAGEWAGERYEWADDMDQAVVLWFPTGGGKTEAYLGLVCTAMLYDRLRGKKLGVTAWLRFPLRMLSMQQLQRAMRVLYGAEQERLALGLEGDPFRLGYLAGKGNSPNQLDAAELQRWSQTGELEKLRLVPNCPACGGLETVEVHLQRARLCFEHRCRKCGYQLPLDVSDSEVLRHQSTVVVGTVDKMAALAYQPALSMLWQVRRYCPQHGYFLDKCLVKNCSVNSRQLQTVNAYDPGPSLHIQDELHLLQEELGAFAGHYETTIRSLEPKPAKVLAATATITGYEHQLRHLYGVRHAVRFPGRGIDRYRTFYSEVAREGGQEKIARVFLAFWSRPHPAESSALVHRILLDEIKRLASNPYDLNAVVGRTLAPDEASALVKLYSTSLAYVGSRANGSRIKDTLESGQVLRVEYTHNKSTPAHIAQVVSLIENPPPFGSESFLDTLVATNMISHGVDLERINLMTLDRLPGTVEEYIQASSRAGRQHVGLVVVILASYNLRASSVYSRFMEYHDNLERMVHPVAINRFARFALRRTLPGVLASVLLGRSRSSANRLWERESARQYLSQQRQQILGELKEAYCLGAGVYPPDLEEAMAVVLEEELDRVLVTLSSSQERYLTNAIHPMTSLRDVEEGVQVNLARSYSVEDAKWFTRGGADGAG encoded by the coding sequence ATGAGTCAGATCAGCTATAACGACGAGATCAAGCTGGTGGATCACCTGACCCGGGTGCTGGAGCACCACCTGGCAGGACGCAACCAGAAACGTCTTGTGGCACGGCAGCCGGCGGACGTATGCCAGCTGGGCGTGCTAGCCCCTTATGACCCGAACGCTGATACCTATAAGCAGCCCAGCAGCCTGGGGCTGGAGTTCATGGTGCGTGACGAAGAGCCAGGAAGCATCGAAGTCGAGGGCCAGCTTGCCTTCTACGTTCGGCGGCTGCCTACGCTAGCTGAGCAGCAGTCCGTCGCTGGCGAAGCCAGTGGACAAGGCACCCTGATCGAGGTCATTGAACGCTGCGACCTATCCTTTGGCCCACTGCAGCTCCCGCTCGCCGACGGAGATGACGGCGGGCTACTGCAACATTTACTGGACAAAGAAATCCAAACTATGGAGGAGCGGGCCGATTCGTGGCGCGTGATGGATCGCAGACCCTCGGTACCTGCGAGCGCCACAACCTCAGCAGAGGCTTTCGCCGAGTGGTTGCAGGAAGTCTTGGGAAACAGGCCGGTCGACATCCCCCCGCTTAAGGTGCGCTTGCAAGTGATGACCCGGCACTATGAGGGCCGCAAGCGCGTCACCGTGTACTTGCGCAACGAGACCCTCCAGGGCAACAACCCCACCGAGAACAACTACCGAGTCATCGCGGACGTTCGGTTGCGGGTGCGCGTGCAGGGCACACTGGTTCCGGTGGAGATCCTCCCTGTGGCCGAGGATTACCAGTTTGACCCGAATGTATGGGTAGTCGGAAGGAACTGCGGAGCACTGCGAGAGGGCAACTGCCTGACTACCCGCTGTCTGGCTATATACCGCCAAAAGCGCATTACCACGCGCTCTGAACCCTCAGCCCCCTTTCAGGATCTGGCCCAACGTCCCCTCGAGGTGCTCCAGGGCATCTATGAAGCCATGCAGGCCCACGCTCAGTCCTGGGAACGGGAACTGGATCTCAAAGGGTATACCGGCGAGTTCGCCGAGGCGGCTCAGACGGACCTGCGGCAGTTCCGGGAGGAGATCCGTCGTTTTGCCGCCGGATTGGCCGCCCTCCGGGCCGATGAGCGGCTCAAGAAGGCCTTCACCGCCATGAACCGGGTCTTCGCCCGTATATCCCCTTACCCCAGTTGGCGACTGTTCCAGATCGTCTTCATCGTCAGCCAGCTGCCTGCACTCGCGTTGCGGGAGGGGATCACGGCAGGCGAGTGGGCTGGGGAGCGCTACGAGTGGGCCGACGACATGGACCAGGCGGTAGTGCTGTGGTTCCCTACCGGCGGCGGCAAGACCGAGGCGTATCTGGGTTTGGTGTGCACGGCCATGCTCTACGACCGCCTGCGTGGGAAGAAGCTGGGGGTCACCGCTTGGCTGCGCTTCCCCCTCCGGATGCTCTCGATGCAGCAGTTGCAGCGGGCCATGCGCGTGTTGTACGGGGCGGAGCAGGAGCGGTTAGCGCTGGGCCTCGAGGGGGATCCATTCCGGTTGGGCTACCTCGCGGGCAAGGGAAACTCACCCAACCAACTCGACGCTGCCGAGCTACAGCGCTGGAGCCAGACGGGTGAGCTGGAGAAACTGCGCCTGGTACCCAACTGCCCAGCCTGCGGGGGGCTAGAGACGGTGGAAGTGCATCTTCAGCGCGCCCGGTTGTGTTTCGAACACCGCTGCCGGAAGTGCGGGTATCAGCTTCCACTGGACGTGAGCGACTCCGAAGTGCTGCGGCACCAAAGTACGGTGGTGGTGGGTACCGTGGACAAGATGGCAGCGCTGGCCTATCAGCCCGCGCTGAGTATGCTCTGGCAGGTGCGCAGGTACTGCCCGCAGCATGGGTACTTCCTGGACAAGTGCCTGGTGAAGAACTGCTCTGTAAACAGCCGGCAACTGCAGACCGTAAATGCCTACGACCCTGGGCCAAGCCTGCACATCCAGGACGAGCTCCACCTGTTACAAGAGGAGCTGGGGGCCTTCGCCGGGCACTACGAGACAACGATCCGCTCCCTCGAGCCCAAGCCCGCCAAAGTGTTGGCCGCCACGGCGACCATCACCGGCTACGAGCACCAGCTCAGACACCTCTACGGGGTTCGGCATGCGGTGCGCTTCCCAGGTCGCGGGATAGACCGCTACCGCACGTTCTACAGCGAGGTGGCACGGGAAGGGGGACAGGAAAAGATCGCGCGAGTCTTCCTTGCGTTCTGGAGCCGCCCCCACCCCGCTGAGAGTTCGGCCTTGGTGCACCGTATCCTTCTGGACGAGATCAAGCGCCTCGCCAGCAATCCTTACGACCTGAACGCCGTGGTAGGCCGTACCTTAGCCCCGGATGAGGCCAGCGCTTTGGTCAAGCTATACTCCACTTCGCTGGCCTACGTGGGCAGCCGGGCCAACGGCAGCCGGATCAAGGACACCTTGGAATCGGGGCAGGTCTTACGTGTGGAATACACCCACAACAAGTCCACTCCGGCCCATATCGCCCAAGTGGTGAGCCTGATCGAGAATCCACCTCCGTTTGGGTCGGAAAGCTTCCTTGATACGCTAGTGGCCACCAACATGATCAGCCACGGGGTGGACCTCGAGCGCATCAACCTCATGACCCTGGACCGCCTGCCAGGCACCGTTGAGGAGTACATCCAGGCCTCAAGCCGGGCCGGGCGGCAGCACGTGGGCCTGGTGGTGGTCATCCTGGCCAGTTATAACCTGCGTGCTTCCAGCGTGTACAGCCGCTTCATGGAGTACCACGACAACCTCGAGCGCATGGTGCATCCGGTGGCCATCAACCGCTTCGCTCGTTTCGCCCTGCGGCGCACATTACCCGGGGTGCTGGCCTCGGTGCTCCTGGGGCGAAGCCGCTCTAGCGCGAACAGGCTGTGGGAGCGGGAGAGTGCTCGCCAATACCTGTCACAGCAGCGGCAGCAGATACTGGGGGAGCTTAAGGAAGCTTACTGCCTAGGGGCTGGGGTCTATCCGCCGGACCTCGAGGAGGCCATGGCGGTCGTGCTGGAGGAGGAGCTAGACCGGGTGCTGGTCACGCTATCGAGCAGCCAGGAGCGGTACTTGACGAATGCTATCCATCCGATGACCAGCCTCCGCGACGTCGAGGAGGGGGTTCAGGTCAACCTGGCAAGAAGCTACTCGGTTGAGGATGCAAAGTGGTTCACAAGGGGGGGCGCTGATGGAGCGGGGTAG
- a CDS encoding helix-turn-helix domain-containing protein translates to MLQKLAFSVEEAAQLLGLHPNTVRNLIARGELKATRVGRRILIPRIALERLLEGKDNPTERDGVR, encoded by the coding sequence ATGTTGCAAAAACTTGCGTTCTCTGTTGAGGAGGCAGCCCAACTTCTTGGCCTCCATCCGAACACTGTGAGGAACCTTATTGCCCGAGGTGAACTGAAAGCCACGCGCGTGGGGCGACGAATTTTGATCCCTCGCATCGCTTTGGAAAGGCTTCTCGAAGGGAAAGACAACCCCACCGAGCGGGATGGGGTTCGGTAG
- a CDS encoding transposase family protein: MNPTQIPSPLPYLAEIPDPREYLKTEHEWENLMLISLMALGSGRTNILAIAHWIRDQEKYLLNTLKLRNRFGQRKLPAQATMYRFFWFLDGQLAALQEAMLAWAQDVLRALGREEALAIATDGKHLRGTRRGRKGEAALVFLSTLVQGLGLSLGSTAVTTSEAKAAEGWLVRMSDLGVDWLITGDAGVMSPTLAQQVVAQKGATSSRSRVTRKTCSS, encoded by the coding sequence ATGAACCCCACACAGATACCCAGCCCCTTGCCATACCTGGCGGAGATACCCGATCCGAGGGAATACCTGAAGACCGAGCATGAATGGGAAAACCTGATGCTGATCAGTCTGATGGCCCTGGGCAGCGGTCGGACAAATATCCTGGCCATCGCCCACTGGATCAGGGATCAGGAGAAGTACCTGCTGAACACCCTGAAGCTACGCAACCGCTTCGGGCAACGCAAACTGCCCGCCCAGGCCACGATGTATCGCTTCTTCTGGTTCCTGGATGGGCAGTTGGCAGCCTTGCAGGAGGCCATGCTGGCCTGGGCCCAGGATGTGCTGCGGGCGCTGGGCCGGGAAGAGGCGCTGGCCATAGCCACCGATGGCAAACATCTGCGAGGTACCCGGCGGGGCCGCAAGGGTGAGGCGGCTTTGGTCTTCCTCTCCACCTTGGTGCAGGGATTGGGGCTGAGCCTGGGTAGCACGGCGGTTACGACCAGCGAGGCCAAGGCAGCCGAGGGTTGGTTGGTGCGGATGAGCGACCTGGGGGTGGACTGGCTGATTACGGGGGATGCTGGGGTGATGAGCCCGACCCTGGCCCAGCAGGTGGTGGCGCAAAAGGGGGCTACCTCTTCACGGTCAAGAGTAACCAGAAAGACCTGCAGCAGCTGA